One Gossypium raimondii isolate GPD5lz chromosome 3, ASM2569854v1, whole genome shotgun sequence genomic window carries:
- the LOC128039962 gene encoding uncharacterized protein LOC128039962: MAKNDTLLQSQAATLKNLENQMRQLATELCSRPQVTLPSDTENPRGLGKEHCKQLHINIPLVDALEEMPNYVKFMKDILSKKKCLSEYEIVALMKECSAFLQNKLPPKLKDYGSFTIPYNIKESYCGKALWDLGASINLMPESIFKLLGIGEVIPTIVMLQLTDQSLAYPKGKTEDILVRVDKFIFHTDFIMLEFEADKEGPIILGRPFLATGRTLVDVKKGELIMRVQDD; the protein is encoded by the exons ATGGCAAAAAATGACACTTTGCTCCAAAGTCAAgcagcaacactgaaaaatcTGGAGAACCAGATGCGTCAATTAGCTACTGAGCTTTGTAGTAGACCACAAGTAACCTTGCCGAGCGATACAGAAAATCCAAGGGGTTTGGGTAAGGAGCATTGTAAG caacttcacatcaacatcccGTTGGTGGACGCTTTAGAGGAAATGCCCAACTacgtgaagtttatgaaggatattttgtccaagaagaaatgTCTTAGTGAGTATGAGATTGTTGCTTTAATGAAGGAGTGTAGTGCATTCTTACAGAACAAGCTACCTCCGAAATTGAAAGACTATGGAAGTTTTACGATACCCTATAACATTAAAGAATCTTattgtggtaaagctttgtgggACTTAGGAGCAAGCATAAACTTGATGCCCGAATCTATTTTTAAACTGTTGGGAATAGGTGAAGTAATACCCACTATTGTGATGCTTCAACTTACAGATCAATCTTTAGCATATCCCAAAGGAAAGACTGAGGATATTTTGGTAAGAgttgataagtttatttttcataCTGACTTTATTATGTTAGAATTTGAAGCAGATAAGGAAGGTCCGATCATCCTAgggagacctttcctagccacgGGAAGAACATTGGTAGACGTGAAAAAAGGAGAACTCATAATGAGAGTTCAAGATGACTag